One genomic window of Clostridium taeniosporum includes the following:
- a CDS encoding chemotaxis protein CheW produces MQIVVFKLGNEYFAVETERVQSINDMMGITRVPKAPSYIKGLINLRGSIKSLVDINLLLNVDSSAEQNNIIILTVKDEEIGISVDEVDEVLDIEEKDIQRLEDNNGPDYIKGIVDYNNKLLTIINIDRLLN; encoded by the coding sequence TAGTATTTAAACTAGGGAATGAGTATTTTGCTGTTGAAACAGAACGTGTTCAAAGTATTAATGATATGATGGGGATAACTAGAGTGCCAAAAGCACCTAGTTATATTAAAGGGTTAATAAATTTAAGAGGAAGTATAAAATCACTTGTTGATATAAATCTGTTGTTAAATGTTGATTCAAGTGCTGAACAAAATAATATAATAATATTAACTGTTAAGGACGAAGAAATCGGAATTTCAGTTGATGAAGTTGACGAAGTGTTAGATATAGAAGAAAAAGATATACAAAGATTAGAAGATAATAATGGACCAGACTATATAAAAGGAATTGTAGATTATAACAACAAACTTCTAACAATAATAAATATTGATAGGTTGTTAAATTAG
- the fliM gene encoding flagellar motor switch protein FliM, with protein MADVLSQSEIDALLSALSTGELEPETQPKEEEKHKIKLYDFKSPQKFSKDHIRTLELIHDNFARIISNYLTGQIRKNVKVKIETVEQITYEEFIHSVQNPTIITIFKMPPLTGSIIFETNPQLSFQIIDILLGGSGDRKIGNKEFSDIDKNIIKQVTTGMISNLKLAWEDILNVTPEVEGIETNPAINQTLAPNEPVALITFSVEFGEHSTFMNMCIPYLSIEKVLDKLVVQYWFQNDDEALVEESRRKMEKGIQKVDIDVFAELGSTSIMVDDFLKLTKGDIIKLDDKSSSPIKVYVGNELCYYAKPGVTGKNMGVAILDIIDKEVKEYE; from the coding sequence ATGGCAGATGTTTTATCACAAAGTGAAATAGATGCCTTGTTATCTGCTTTATCTACAGGAGAACTAGAACCGGAAACACAGCCCAAAGAAGAGGAAAAACATAAAATAAAGTTATATGACTTTAAAAGTCCGCAAAAATTTTCTAAAGATCATATTAGAACTTTAGAGCTTATACATGATAATTTTGCAAGAATAATTTCTAATTATTTGACAGGACAAATAAGAAAGAATGTTAAAGTCAAAATAGAAACTGTAGAACAGATAACCTATGAGGAATTTATACATTCCGTACAAAATCCTACTATCATCACTATATTTAAAATGCCCCCATTAACAGGATCGATTATATTTGAAACAAATCCTCAATTATCATTTCAAATAATAGATATTTTGCTTGGGGGAAGTGGAGATAGAAAAATAGGTAATAAAGAATTTTCTGATATAGATAAAAATATAATAAAACAAGTTACTACTGGAATGATTAGTAATCTAAAATTAGCATGGGAAGATATTTTAAATGTAACTCCTGAGGTAGAAGGAATAGAAACTAATCCAGCAATAAATCAAACATTAGCACCAAATGAACCAGTTGCGCTTATTACGTTTTCAGTTGAATTTGGAGAACATAGTACTTTTATGAATATGTGTATTCCATACTTAAGTATAGAAAAAGTATTAGACAAATTGGTAGTACAATATTGGTTCCAAAATGATGATGAGGCATTAGTTGAGGAATCAAGAAGAAAAATGGAAAAAGGAATTCAAAAAGTTGATATTGATGTATTTGCAGAACTTGGAAGTACAAGTATCATGGTTGATGATTTCTTAAAGCTAACTAAGGGAGACATAATTAAGCTTGATGATAAGAGCTCTTCACCTATAAAAGTATATGTAGGAAACGAGTTGTGTTACTATGCAAAACCTGGAGTAACAGGAAAAAATATGGGCGTTGCTATTTTAGATATAATAGATAAGGAAGTGAAAGAGTATGAGTAA